Proteins found in one Coleofasciculus sp. FACHB-1120 genomic segment:
- a CDS encoding class I SAM-dependent methyltransferase, protein MHKHKQNSGKSTAPNQRQAIRKGYEQYSVQGFYEQFGDEYRNPQESAIQKVLQLAVSQWQLDFHKVLDLACGSGEVTLALQSLGCNNIDGIDPYTYNAYLNRTGKEAEPYTFEDIASGILNDRDYSLIVCSFAMHLLPESRLPIVVYQLGLIAHSMIIITPNKRPHLKPEWGWLCLDEIMCSRVRSRLYQRTYGQSGQGE, encoded by the coding sequence ATGCACAAGCACAAACAAAACTCAGGCAAATCTACCGCTCCTAACCAGCGCCAAGCGATTCGGAAAGGATACGAACAATATAGCGTCCAAGGTTTCTACGAACAATTTGGAGATGAATATCGAAATCCTCAAGAGTCCGCCATTCAAAAAGTTTTGCAACTTGCAGTTAGTCAATGGCAGCTAGATTTTCACAAAGTATTAGACTTAGCTTGTGGCAGCGGCGAAGTGACTTTAGCGCTGCAAAGTTTAGGATGTAACAACATTGATGGCATCGATCCCTACACCTACAACGCCTATTTAAATCGCACGGGTAAAGAAGCTGAACCCTATACTTTTGAGGACATTGCCTCTGGAATTCTCAACGACCGGGATTATAGTTTGATTGTGTGCAGCTTTGCGATGCATTTGCTGCCAGAGTCACGTTTGCCTATCGTTGTTTACCAACTAGGTCTAATTGCCCATTCAATGATAATTATTACCCCAAACAAGCGCCCTCACTTGAAGCCGGAATGGGGATGGCTTTGCTTAGATGAAATCATGTGTAGCCGCGTGCGATCGCGGCTTTATCAGCGAACTTATGGGCAAAGTGGGCAAGGAGAGTAG
- a CDS encoding response regulator codes for MTTVLVVEDSHTQREMISHLLQESGLSVTVACDGVEALEQMKGNCPDLVVLDIVLPRMNGYEVCRKIRADSKTQKVAVVMCSAKREEFDRYWGMKQGADAYISKPFEPHELVGTVKQLLRETTVRS; via the coding sequence ATGACTACAGTTCTAGTGGTGGAAGACAGTCACACGCAACGGGAGATGATCTCACACCTTCTGCAAGAGAGCGGGCTGAGTGTTACTGTGGCTTGTGATGGTGTCGAAGCGCTGGAGCAAATGAAGGGCAATTGTCCGGATTTAGTGGTGCTAGATATTGTGCTGCCCCGGATGAATGGCTACGAAGTTTGCCGTAAAATTAGAGCCGACTCCAAAACCCAGAAGGTAGCTGTGGTGATGTGTTCAGCCAAACGGGAAGAATTCGATCGCTACTGGGGAATGAAGCAAGGCGCAGATGCCTATATTTCTAAGCCCTTTGAACCCCACGAGCTAGTAGGAACCGTTAAACAATTGCTGCGAGAAACAACGGTGAGAAGCTAG
- a CDS encoding PhoD-like phosphatase N-terminal domain-containing protein: MEEKLRSRLNCRQFLLGCALTGGGIVAADLLSKSGQAQVAAPAIVTSDKMRPQIPFGVASGDITGNSAVVWSRCNRPGRMIVEYSTTESFRNVQRVVGLAVLENRDFTAQIYRADLPLNQQIF, from the coding sequence ATGGAAGAAAAACTGCGATCGCGGCTGAACTGTCGCCAGTTTCTACTTGGCTGTGCCCTGACTGGCGGCGGGATCGTTGCCGCAGATTTGTTATCAAAATCTGGACAAGCACAAGTCGCTGCCCCTGCTATTGTGACATCGGATAAGATGCGTCCGCAAATTCCATTTGGGGTTGCTAGCGGCGACATCACAGGCAACAGCGCCGTCGTGTGGAGCCGTTGCAATCGCCCTGGACGAATGATTGTGGAATATTCGACAACCGAGTCATTCCGGAATGTGCAGCGGGTCGTGGGACTAGCCGTCCTGGAAAACAGAGACTTCACGGCACAGATTTATCGAGCTGACTTGCCACTGAATCAGCAGATATTCTAG